From the genome of Solanum lycopersicum chromosome 7, SLM_r2.1:
AGGAAATGGGTGGAGTACTTGTCTTTTAAAGGGTCAAAAAAGGATGTATCTGGCTCATTGGTTGCTATATACAGGTTCCTACCGTCGTCGATCTTGTCCTGCAAGCTAGATAGTAGAGCCTCGGGAGAAGTATCTTCTGCCAAATGTGGCCACATTTCACGATTCCTTGCCTTCTCACCCCTTACAACATGAACTGAGTCATAATCCCAATTTAACCTCGACGAAATAGCTGAGACGATGTCCATCAATCGTCTTGATTTCCATACCAGATGCCATGGTCGTTGAACGACTGATTCCGTTTCACCCTCACATACCCTGTACCAGTAATTATCTGGCTCCACAGAACCAAATTTCCTCATGATTAAAGTATCCTGCACTCCGGATAACTTCATCGGTGTAATCCTaaaatcctccacaagatgaaGACTTAATCTGTCTTTTTTATGCCACTGGTCCCAATCTGACCAAAACTGGATCTGATCGAGGACTGACGCTGAATCCTTTAAGTGCTCAAAATCGAAGTAAAACCTGAAATCCTTTCCTTCCTCATCTACACCAGATGAAGTGTAAATCTTGGATAAACAAATACTTAAGTCCATTATCAAGGTCCTGTTCAGATATTGAGCCTCGCCCAATGCACACATGAAACTCCAAAGGTAATGGCTCATGCTCTTGCACCTATCCCCACCTCCAGAATAAATCAAATACTTACCATTGCCAAATGAACTCTCCGATTCCACCACAGGAAGTGAGTCATTTACAGCTTCCCCAACCACAGGCAGAGCAATAGGTTCACCCTCTGTCTTAGGAGTTACCTTCTCGAATCCCTCATCTAGCTTACCAAGAGTTCTGTCAGACCCTGCCCTGTTCTTTCTCTTCCTCTTGCGGGCATTTCCACCAGAATGATAATCACCTATACTGACCACATCAAGGGTGCAGTTCTCCGACCTAGAAACCACAAAAGACCGATAATCTTTATAAAAGGCAGCAGTCTTCCCTTCCTTAGGCCTAAACCGCCACGCCATATGACAGGAACTATCATTAGACCCCCTGACCGGCTTCCCAAACCGGTAAAAATGTATATCCTTAAACTTCTCAATGGCAGCTCTCATCAACAAATGAAACACATCCGGGTCAGTGCAATCAACAGGATCATCAATCTTGCCACTACAGTCCAAATTATTCTCAGTGACACCACCACCATCAGCATTCTCCGGAACATCAACATCATTGAGGTTAATGAACGTCGTAAACGCTGTCTGATTAACACCAAGAAAGTCCTCACCAGTCCTCACAACACTATCATCAGCTCTAAATGTAGCATTAGATTTGGAAGTAAGGAAATTAGTGATTTTTGCTGAAGGGTGGAACAATGGGTCTTCAGGCTGATAAGTTGCAGCAATTATAGTGAAAACCAAAACCCCAACTACAAATATAGTAAAACAAAGATTCCCAATCATAGCCATTGCATTTTGACCCAAATTTTCTGGCCTGAAACTTCCACTCCTAGACAGCAAAAGTGAAGGCCGACCCAACATTTTTTCCCCACTTTTTCTCACTATAGCATTAAAGCTTCAAACACAACAAAGAACTAAATCTGTAAAATGGACAAAACATATAATTAGACTACTACCACCACTCAACAAAATGACTAAAAGGGTAttcaaaaaacatgaaatttgacAAAGTAAAACCAAGAATTCATAGATCTGGGTAAGTATAAACAAGAATCGACTATGTTAAAGCTGAAGTTATGCTTTCAAACAACTTAATACAGTATAAAGATTACTTTTTTACCTCATACAGCTTGGTGATTGAACATAGATTTCAGTACTTCTCTTTCATTCTCTCTGTGAGTGGAGAGTAATCAGTAAAGTGATGCTAATTTACTTATTATGTACACCGACAAAAACATCGGGGGTCGAAATGTGATTAGCGAATAGAGTGAGGCCTAAATCACGGAACAATATAAGCATTATGCGTGTTTCGAAAATTTCTACTGTCAACCCCCTAGGTTTTCTTATTGACTAAAATATCCTCTCCCTGGCTAGCCGGACTAATCGGAAGACACATATCAGTTGGACTAGTGAAGGCCCTATTCGgagacataaaaaaatatatttttgaatcaaTCGTactattgattttttaaattaaagaaatagaCTTGTTCGAAAG
Proteins encoded in this window:
- the LOC101266139 gene encoding uncharacterized protein; amino-acid sequence: MLGRPSLLLSRSGSFRPENLGQNAMAMIGNLCFTIFVVGVLVFTIIAATYQPEDPLFHPSAKITNFLTSKSNATFRADDSVVRTGEDFLGVNQTAFTTFINLNDVDVPENADGGGVTENNLDCSGKIDDPVDCTDPDVFHLLMRAAIEKFKDIHFYRFGKPVRGSNDSSCHMAWRFRPKEGKTAAFYKDYRSFVVSRSENCTLDVVSIGDYHSGGNARKRKRKNRAGSDRTLGKLDEGFEKVTPKTEGEPIALPVVGEAVNDSLPVVESESSFGNGKYLIYSGGGDRCKSMSHYLWSFMCALGEAQYLNRTLIMDLSICLSKIYTSSGVDEEGKDFRFYFDFEHLKDSASVLDQIQFWSDWDQWHKKDRLSLHLVEDFRITPMKLSGVQDTLIMRKFGSVEPDNYWYRVCEGETESVVQRPWHLVWKSRRLMDIVSAISSRLNWDYDSVHVVRGEKARNREMWPHLAEDTSPEALLSSLQDKIDDGRNLYIATNEPDTSFFDPLKDKYSTHFLHEYMDLWDEKSEWYAETTKLNNGNPVEFDGYMRASVDTEVFFRGKKQVETFNDLTRDCKDGINSCTSSS